One window from the genome of Leuconostoc suionicum encodes:
- a CDS encoding VOC family protein, which translates to MAFADYYSGLQHVGIPSSSLEQSEAFWTKLGFKKTGDFPAGNVIFMQRENLVIETWSGDKVAGKPGAINHISMDTTDADAAFDAAKAEGFTLIDSEVQHLPFWDKGIKFFNLQGPDGVIVEFCEIVK; encoded by the coding sequence ATGGCTTTTGCTGATTATTACTCAGGTTTACAACACGTTGGTATTCCATCATCTTCACTAGAACAATCTGAAGCATTTTGGACCAAATTAGGTTTTAAAAAGACTGGTGATTTTCCTGCCGGAAATGTCATCTTTATGCAACGTGAAAATCTAGTGATTGAAACATGGAGTGGTGACAAAGTTGCTGGTAAGCCAGGAGCTATTAACCATATTTCAATGGACACTACTGATGCAGATGCTGCTTTTGATGCCGCTAAGGCTGAAGGCTTCACTCTGATTGATTCAGAAGTGCAACATTTACCATTTTGGGATAAAGGAATCAAGTTCTTTAATCTTCAAGGACCCGATGGCGTTATCGTAGAATTCTGTGAAATCGTTAAATAA
- the pstB gene encoding phosphate ABC transporter ATP-binding protein PstB: MINSNTDLKPASEFIRENAPERFIYKMDTEKHEIALSTKDLQVFYGDNLALSEGDLQFERYKITSLVGASGSGKSTFLRSLNRMNDGVATVNGNIMYRGVDINTKKIDVYEMRRHIGMVFQRPNPFAKSIYDNITFALTSRGNYTKAQLDEVVETSLKQAALWDQVKDELDKSALALSGGQAQRLVIARALALKPDILLLDEPSSALDPISSAQVEDTLLKLKDKYTIIIVTHNMQQAARISDYTAFFHMGKIIEYDLTRKIFTRPKVALTNDYISGNFG; the protein is encoded by the coding sequence ATGATAAATTCAAATACAGATCTTAAACCAGCTAGTGAGTTCATTAGAGAAAATGCACCTGAACGGTTTATTTATAAAATGGATACCGAAAAACATGAAATTGCTCTGTCAACAAAAGATTTGCAAGTGTTTTATGGTGATAACCTTGCCTTGAGCGAAGGCGACCTGCAGTTTGAGCGTTATAAAATTACGAGCTTAGTTGGCGCTTCAGGATCCGGGAAATCAACATTTTTACGTTCATTAAACCGCATGAACGATGGCGTTGCTACTGTTAATGGAAACATTATGTATCGTGGAGTGGATATTAATACCAAAAAAATTGATGTTTATGAAATGCGCCGACATATTGGCATGGTATTTCAGCGACCCAATCCTTTTGCAAAATCAATTTATGATAATATTACTTTTGCTTTAACTAGTCGTGGAAATTACACTAAGGCGCAGTTAGATGAAGTTGTAGAAACAAGCCTCAAACAAGCTGCCTTATGGGATCAAGTGAAAGATGAACTGGATAAGTCGGCACTTGCATTATCTGGTGGACAAGCACAACGTCTTGTTATTGCACGTGCACTGGCGCTTAAACCAGATATCTTATTGCTCGATGAGCCTTCAAGTGCGTTGGATCCTATATCATCTGCACAGGTTGAAGATACATTACTTAAGTTAAAAGACAAGTACACAATTATTATTGTGACACATAATATGCAGCAAGCTGCTCGAATTAGTGATTATACAGCGTTCTTCCATATGGGGAAGATTATAGAATATGATTTAACACGAAAGATATTTACACGACCAAAAGTGGCGCTCACAAATGATTATATATCAGGTAATTTCGGATGA
- the phoU gene encoding phosphate signaling complex protein PhoU, with translation MRRLFDEELADLDSSFTEMGMLVSQTIQKAVQSFVDHDREGARKILENDHQINEREAAIEKKTFEMIALYQPVTTDLREIVTILKAVSVLERMGDQARNIANSTIRVKGTKHIANVEQELGEMGEMVAGMVSEVMDYYVKNDALGAEAIADKNSILTQSAAKVRTDSVNGMKEDAELVDSAADYLVIAGYLKRIGDYTTDIAEWIVYKRTGKIIELNPGYNFFI, from the coding sequence ATGCGTCGATTATTTGATGAAGAATTAGCAGATTTAGATAGTTCATTCACAGAAATGGGCATGCTGGTTTCGCAAACTATTCAAAAAGCTGTGCAATCGTTTGTGGATCATGATCGTGAGGGTGCTCGTAAAATTTTAGAAAATGACCACCAAATTAATGAACGTGAGGCAGCAATTGAAAAAAAGACATTCGAAATGATTGCCTTGTATCAACCAGTGACAACTGATTTGCGTGAGATTGTTACTATTTTAAAGGCAGTATCCGTACTCGAACGTATGGGTGATCAAGCTCGTAACATTGCAAACTCGACAATACGTGTTAAAGGCACAAAACATATTGCCAATGTCGAACAAGAATTAGGTGAAATGGGTGAAATGGTTGCTGGTATGGTGTCAGAGGTCATGGATTATTACGTAAAAAATGATGCTCTTGGCGCCGAGGCTATTGCTGATAAAAACAGTATACTCACTCAAAGTGCTGCGAAAGTTCGAACAGATTCTGTCAATGGCATGAAAGAAGATGCTGAATTAGTTGATTCGGCTGCTGATTATCTTGTAATTGCTGGATACTTGAAGCGTATTGGTGATTATACGACAGATATTGCCGAGTGGATTGTATATAAAAGAACAGGAAAAATTATTGAATTAAATCCTGGGTATAATTTCTTTATATAA
- the pstA gene encoding phosphate ABC transporter permease PstA, whose protein sequence is MNAKTADKIATGVIYAISGIVALILFAMLSFILVRGVPHLSWHFLTSPARAFEAGGGIGIQLFNSFYLLILAMVISFPIALGAAIYLNEYAQKNHFTAIVRTAIEILSSLPSVVVGLFGFLLFVVQFKLGFSILSGAIALTLFNLPLLTRSIETSLAQIPDLQREAGAALGLSRWETVLHVILPAAVPSIVTGVVLSAGRVFGEAAALIYTAGQSAPALNFSDWNPFNISSPLNPMRPAETLAVHIWKINSEGIMPDVSAVSAGASAVLIIVVLLFNFSARKLGMKLYKKLTSA, encoded by the coding sequence ATGAATGCAAAAACTGCTGATAAAATAGCTACTGGCGTTATTTACGCTATTTCAGGCATCGTCGCTTTAATCTTGTTTGCGATGCTGAGTTTTATTCTAGTACGTGGTGTGCCACATTTGTCTTGGCATTTCTTGACTTCACCAGCACGGGCTTTTGAAGCAGGTGGAGGTATTGGTATACAACTATTTAACTCATTTTATTTATTAATACTTGCAATGGTCATTAGTTTTCCAATAGCTTTAGGTGCTGCAATTTACCTTAACGAATATGCTCAAAAAAACCATTTTACAGCTATTGTACGTACGGCAATTGAGATATTGAGTTCATTACCATCTGTTGTTGTTGGTCTGTTTGGTTTCTTGCTCTTTGTTGTTCAGTTCAAATTAGGATTTTCTATTTTGTCTGGTGCTATTGCACTGACATTGTTTAATTTACCTTTGTTAACACGCTCAATTGAGACAAGTTTGGCGCAAATTCCTGATTTGCAACGTGAAGCCGGAGCAGCACTTGGCCTATCACGGTGGGAGACAGTATTACATGTTATTTTACCAGCAGCAGTACCTTCAATAGTAACTGGTGTTGTACTATCCGCTGGTCGAGTATTTGGTGAAGCCGCAGCTTTAATTTATACTGCCGGTCAATCGGCTCCAGCCTTGAATTTTTCGGATTGGAATCCTTTTAATATTTCAAGCCCATTGAACCCAATGCGTCCAGCCGAAACACTAGCTGTACATATTTGGAAAATTAATTCTGAAGGCATCATGCCTGATGTTAGTGCCGTGTCGGCAGGGGCTTCAGCTGTTTTGATTATTGTTGTGTTGCTATTCAACTTTAGCGCACGAAAATTAGGTATGAAGCTTTATAAGAAGTTAACGAGTGCGTGA
- a CDS encoding NAD(P)H-dependent glycerol-3-phosphate dehydrogenase produces MTKIAVLGGGSWGTALANVAAENDNDVRLWTRTVTQADEINSQHTNKKYLPDAKLSSKLMATSNMALAVMDTEIVLTVVPTKVVREVARQLADVLNKQDHQVILAHATKGLEQVTYKRVSEMLAEEVPTKYRSTLAMISGPSHAEDVIKHDLTSVSIASENEEAAKLLQQIFANSSFRPYTNHDLLGSELAAALKNIIAIGSGALIGLGYGANAQAALLTRGLSEMRALGQAMGAQPETFLGLAGIGDLIVTGMSPNSRNYRAGKQLGEGKSLQEIQDDMGMVIEGVSTTKAVYEFSQQHRVEMPITAGIYRILYENEPLRDVVNDLMSRPLRSED; encoded by the coding sequence ATGACTAAAATAGCCGTACTGGGCGGTGGCTCTTGGGGCACTGCGTTGGCAAATGTTGCTGCGGAAAATGATAACGATGTGCGTCTGTGGACGCGTACTGTGACGCAAGCGGATGAAATAAACAGTCAACATACTAACAAAAAGTATTTGCCAGATGCAAAGTTATCATCTAAGTTAATGGCAACCAGTAACATGGCCTTGGCGGTGATGGATACCGAAATTGTTTTGACAGTTGTTCCTACTAAAGTCGTACGAGAAGTTGCACGTCAGCTAGCTGACGTGTTAAATAAGCAAGATCATCAGGTGATTTTGGCGCATGCCACTAAAGGACTGGAGCAAGTAACCTATAAGCGTGTGTCGGAAATGCTTGCCGAAGAAGTGCCTACAAAGTATCGTTCAACGTTGGCAATGATTTCTGGCCCATCGCATGCAGAAGATGTTATCAAGCATGACTTGACATCTGTATCAATTGCTTCTGAAAATGAAGAGGCTGCCAAATTACTACAGCAGATATTTGCCAATAGTTCATTTAGACCTTATACGAATCATGATTTGTTGGGATCAGAACTGGCGGCAGCTTTAAAAAACATTATCGCCATCGGATCTGGTGCATTAATAGGATTGGGTTATGGTGCTAATGCACAGGCTGCTTTGCTGACACGTGGCTTATCGGAAATGCGCGCCCTAGGTCAAGCAATGGGAGCCCAACCAGAAACGTTTTTAGGACTTGCAGGCATTGGTGATTTGATTGTTACTGGCATGTCACCAAACTCCAGAAATTACCGTGCTGGGAAACAGTTAGGTGAAGGGAAGAGTTTGCAAGAGATTCAAGATGACATGGGCATGGTTATTGAGGGTGTTAGCACTACGAAAGCAGTATATGAATTTTCGCAACAGCATCGTGTGGAAATGCCTATAACAGCCGGTATTTATCGTATATTATATGAAAATGAACCATTGCGTGATGTAGTTAACGACCTAATGAGTCGTCCGTTGCGTAGTGAAGATTAG
- the pstC gene encoding phosphate ABC transporter permease subunit PstC translates to MDNITKKLMQRSESTRKDTFGRAVSLTALTLIGIVVVAIFAFVLSRGLSTFFKDGVSVKDFLLGTTWNPSVTNPATKMPYVGALPMIIGSFLVTFLSAIVATPFAIGTALFMTEIAQKRGAKIMQPIIELLVGIPSVVYGFIGLTVVVPFIRTVTGGSGFGILSGTIVLFVMILPTITSMTVDTLKSVPRYYRESALAIGATRWQMIYKVVLRAATPGIMTAIVFGMARAFGEALAVQMVIGNAALMPTGLTTPASTLTSVLTMGIGNTVMGSLQNDVLWTLAMILLLMSLVFNLIVRAIGRRGAMK, encoded by the coding sequence ATGGATAACATTACAAAAAAACTTATGCAACGATCCGAATCAACTCGTAAGGATACGTTTGGTCGTGCTGTTAGTTTGACAGCATTAACTCTGATTGGGATTGTGGTTGTTGCGATCTTTGCCTTTGTTTTAAGTCGAGGGCTATCGACCTTCTTTAAAGATGGTGTGAGTGTTAAGGACTTCTTACTTGGAACAACATGGAATCCTTCAGTAACTAATCCAGCAACAAAAATGCCATACGTTGGTGCATTACCAATGATTATTGGATCATTTTTGGTAACATTCTTGTCCGCAATAGTTGCGACACCGTTTGCTATTGGAACAGCCTTGTTTATGACAGAAATCGCTCAAAAACGTGGTGCAAAAATTATGCAACCAATTATTGAATTACTAGTTGGAATTCCATCGGTTGTATATGGCTTTATTGGTTTAACTGTAGTCGTTCCATTTATTCGAACGGTAACAGGTGGTTCAGGGTTTGGAATTCTTTCTGGAACAATTGTTCTGTTCGTTATGATTTTACCTACTATCACATCAATGACTGTTGATACTCTAAAGTCAGTTCCTCGTTACTATCGTGAATCTGCTTTGGCAATTGGTGCAACGCGTTGGCAGATGATTTATAAAGTTGTTTTAAGAGCAGCAACACCTGGAATTATGACAGCAATTGTGTTTGGAATGGCGCGTGCGTTTGGTGAAGCATTGGCTGTTCAAATGGTTATCGGTAATGCTGCTTTGATGCCAACAGGCTTAACAACACCAGCATCTACCTTGACATCTGTATTGACAATGGGCATTGGAAATACAGTTATGGGTTCACTGCAAAATGATGTGTTGTGGACCCTAGCAATGATTCTATTGCTTATGTCATTAGTGTTTAATTTGATTGTTCGTGCAATTGGACGTAGAGGAGCGATGAAATAA
- the galU gene encoding UTP--glucose-1-phosphate uridylyltransferase GalU, which translates to MKPVRKAIIPAAGLGTRFLPATKALAKEMLPIVDTPTIEYIVREAIESGIEDIVIVDGKSKRSIEDHFDSNPELENNLREKGKDELLKLVEETTDINMYFIRQSHPKGLGDAVLTAKAFIGDEPFVVLLGDDLMQDEVPLTKQLIQRYEETGESTLAVMKVPHDQVSEYGVIDPAAQVDKGGLYRVKSFVEKPKPEDAPSDLAIIGRYLLTPEIFEELENTKPGKGNEIQLTDAIDSLNNRQHVYAHEFKGSRYDIGSKIGFLETNIEFGLKHPQTKDALRAYIKELASKL; encoded by the coding sequence ATGAAACCAGTACGTAAAGCTATTATTCCAGCAGCAGGATTGGGTACACGTTTTTTGCCAGCAACTAAGGCATTAGCTAAAGAAATGTTGCCAATTGTCGATACACCAACGATTGAATACATCGTACGTGAAGCGATTGAATCTGGCATTGAAGACATCGTTATTGTTGATGGCAAATCAAAGCGTTCTATTGAGGATCATTTTGATTCTAACCCAGAATTAGAGAATAATTTACGTGAAAAAGGAAAGGATGAACTACTAAAGCTTGTTGAGGAAACAACAGATATTAATATGTATTTCATCCGTCAATCACATCCCAAGGGTCTCGGTGATGCTGTCTTGACTGCAAAAGCGTTTATTGGTGACGAACCATTTGTGGTTTTGCTGGGCGATGACTTGATGCAAGATGAAGTACCGTTGACAAAACAATTAATCCAACGTTATGAGGAAACCGGCGAATCAACGTTAGCTGTTATGAAAGTACCTCACGATCAAGTATCAGAGTATGGTGTAATAGATCCAGCCGCGCAAGTTGATAAAGGTGGACTATATCGTGTAAAGAGTTTCGTTGAAAAGCCAAAGCCTGAGGATGCACCTTCAGACCTAGCAATTATTGGACGTTACCTTTTGACACCTGAAATTTTCGAAGAACTAGAAAATACAAAACCTGGTAAAGGAAATGAAATTCAATTGACTGACGCTATTGATTCATTGAATAACCGGCAACACGTATATGCTCATGAATTTAAGGGGAGCCGTTATGATATTGGTTCAAAAATTGGTTTCTTGGAAACAAACATTGAATTTGGTTTAAAGCATCCGCAAACAAAGGATGCATTACGTGCTTATATTAAAGAATTGGCATCAAAGTTGTAA
- the hprK gene encoding HPr(Ser) kinase/phosphatase: MAQNSVTVKQLVENTRLKIVAGEQYLDREITTSDISRPGLEMTGYFNYYAPERIQLLGITETSFSERMSHDELLLVFRRMADEKTPAFVISTGLPISDELSQAADEAHIPILSSTLTSSRILSNMTYYLGGELAPRKNVHGVLIDVHGLGVLITGDAGIGKTESALELIQQGKARLVADDRVDIYQEDEERLIGEPNGVLRNMMEVRGVGIIDVQQVYGAVSVRSHATIALNIHLSNGKIGEANFDRLGDDNDSLEILGVKIKRMVVPVTPGRNTASVIDAASVKFRTANMGIDALKTLEERMTAEMEKNEKIDAGDEKND; encoded by the coding sequence ATGGCACAAAATTCAGTAACAGTGAAACAATTAGTAGAAAATACCAGATTAAAAATTGTTGCCGGTGAACAATATCTAGATCGAGAAATCACGACTTCAGATATTTCTCGTCCTGGATTGGAAATGACAGGATATTTTAATTATTATGCTCCAGAAAGAATTCAGTTACTTGGTATTACTGAAACATCATTTTCTGAGCGTATGAGTCATGACGAATTATTGCTAGTGTTTCGCCGTATGGCAGATGAAAAAACGCCAGCTTTTGTTATTTCAACTGGCTTACCGATAAGTGATGAATTAAGTCAGGCAGCTGATGAGGCACACATACCTATTCTGTCTTCAACTTTAACTTCTTCACGAATTTTATCCAATATGACATATTATTTAGGTGGCGAACTAGCACCACGTAAAAACGTTCACGGTGTTTTGATTGATGTCCACGGATTAGGCGTTTTAATTACTGGAGACGCGGGAATTGGTAAGACAGAATCAGCTTTGGAATTAATTCAACAAGGGAAAGCACGTTTGGTTGCCGATGATCGTGTCGATATTTATCAAGAAGATGAAGAGAGACTTATTGGAGAACCGAACGGTGTATTACGTAACATGATGGAAGTGCGTGGTGTCGGAATAATTGATGTGCAGCAAGTTTATGGTGCTGTATCTGTTCGATCACATGCAACCATTGCGTTAAATATTCATTTATCTAATGGTAAAATAGGTGAAGCCAATTTTGACCGTTTAGGTGACGATAATGATTCCTTAGAAATTTTAGGTGTTAAGATTAAGCGAATGGTTGTGCCGGTGACGCCTGGTAGAAATACTGCAAGTGTGATTGATGCAGCCTCGGTTAAGTTCCGTACAGCGAATATGGGCATTGATGCGCTTAAGACATTAGAAGAGCGTATGACTGCTGAAATGGAAAAGAATGAAAAAATCGATGCAGGGGACGAAAAAAATGACTAA
- the trxB gene encoding thioredoxin-disulfide reductase, which yields MSEELKEYDVVVIGAGPAGMTAATYASRANLSVLMLDRGIYGGQMNNTAEVENYPGFDSILGPDLAEKMYSSSTQFGAEYGFGSVESIEVEDYRKIIHTDMGNYASKAIIIATGSEHIHLDVTGEDKYQGRGVSYCAVCDGAFFRDEDVLVIGGGDSAIEEGLYLTNLAKSVTVLHRRDKLRAQQIIQNRAFDNTKMKFEWHTEVVSITGDDDKVTGVDVINNQTNEKRHIDASGVFIYVGLKANTQGFENLNITDPEGWIVTDDKMQTSIPGVFAVGDVRVKDLRQITTAVGDGSLAGQGVYDYISSLPATEKIAE from the coding sequence ATGTCAGAAGAACTCAAAGAATATGATGTGGTCGTTATTGGGGCTGGACCAGCAGGAATGACTGCAGCCACATATGCTTCAAGAGCTAATTTATCAGTATTAATGTTGGATCGTGGTATTTATGGCGGTCAAATGAATAATACAGCTGAGGTGGAAAATTATCCTGGATTTGATTCGATTTTGGGGCCAGATTTAGCTGAAAAGATGTATTCTTCGTCAACACAATTTGGTGCTGAGTATGGTTTTGGATCAGTGGAGAGTATTGAAGTTGAAGATTATAGAAAAATAATTCACACTGATATGGGGAATTATGCTTCTAAAGCAATAATCATTGCAACTGGGTCGGAGCATATCCACTTAGATGTGACGGGTGAAGATAAGTATCAGGGTCGTGGCGTAAGTTATTGTGCAGTGTGTGATGGTGCATTTTTCCGAGACGAGGATGTTTTGGTTATTGGCGGTGGTGATTCGGCGATTGAAGAAGGTTTATACCTAACTAATTTAGCAAAATCAGTGACAGTACTTCATCGTCGTGACAAATTACGCGCGCAACAAATTATCCAAAATCGTGCATTTGATAACACTAAAATGAAGTTTGAATGGCATACTGAAGTGGTGTCGATTACTGGTGACGATGACAAAGTTACAGGCGTCGATGTTATCAATAACCAGACAAATGAAAAGCGTCATATTGATGCTTCAGGTGTGTTCATTTACGTAGGATTAAAGGCAAACACTCAAGGCTTTGAAAATCTCAATATTACTGATCCAGAAGGTTGGATTGTAACAGACGATAAGATGCAAACTAGTATTCCCGGTGTTTTTGCTGTCGGCGATGTTCGTGTAAAAGATTTGAGACAAATAACTACTGCTGTCGGCGATGGTAGCTTGGCTGGTCAGGGTGTATACGATTATATAAGTAGTTTACCTGCCACTGAAAAAATTGCAGAATAA
- the pstB gene encoding phosphate ABC transporter ATP-binding protein PstB, with amino-acid sequence MTDNKQKTILSTRDVHLWYGKKEALHGIDLDFPEKGITALIGPSGSGKSTYLRAINRMHDLEDNVTVTGSFNFKGTDIYAPTTDTVDLRKRIGMVFQQPNPFPFSTYENVAFGLRLAGVKDKAVLDEAVEKALKQASVWDEVKDNLHKSALGLSGGQQQRVSVARVLATSPELLLLDEPTSALDPVSSHNIEETLLNLRDDYAMIIVTHSMSQASRISDRTAFFLSGDLVEVDDTKHIFLNPEKQETQDYVSGRFG; translated from the coding sequence ATGACAGATAACAAACAAAAGACAATTTTATCAACCCGTGACGTGCACCTTTGGTATGGCAAAAAAGAGGCGCTTCATGGTATAGATTTAGACTTTCCAGAGAAGGGGATTACTGCCTTGATTGGTCCTTCTGGATCAGGAAAGTCAACATACTTACGTGCTATTAATCGTATGCACGATTTAGAAGATAATGTAACCGTCACTGGTTCATTTAACTTTAAGGGAACAGATATTTACGCACCAACAACTGATACAGTTGATTTGCGCAAGCGCATAGGAATGGTTTTCCAACAGCCTAACCCGTTTCCATTTTCAACATATGAAAACGTTGCTTTTGGATTGCGCCTTGCTGGTGTAAAAGATAAGGCAGTGTTGGATGAAGCAGTGGAGAAGGCCTTAAAACAAGCCTCTGTTTGGGATGAAGTGAAAGATAATTTACACAAATCGGCACTTGGATTATCTGGGGGTCAACAACAGCGAGTTTCCGTTGCACGTGTCTTAGCTACATCTCCAGAATTGCTATTGTTGGATGAACCGACTTCAGCGCTTGATCCAGTTTCTAGTCATAATATTGAAGAAACTTTGTTAAATCTTCGTGATGACTATGCAATGATTATTGTGACACACTCAATGTCGCAAGCTTCACGAATTTCTGATCGAACAGCATTTTTCTTGAGTGGTGATTTGGTTGAAGTGGATGATACAAAACATATTTTCTTGAATCCAGAAAAGCAAGAGACACAAGATTATGTTTCTGGTCGTTTTGGCTAA
- a CDS encoding phosphate ABC transporter substrate-binding protein PstS family protein, which produces MSKSYRGPIVLTIVAVAVAAALGTAYAMRDKSASNTSITAVGSTALQPLVEAAGEEYAKDNLGTFINVQGGGTGTGLSQVSQGAVDIGNSDVFAEEKEGIDAKKLTDHQVAVVGIAPLLNKNNGVKNLTTKQLTAVFTGKVTNWKEVGGNNQKIVIINRAAGSGTRATFEKWGLKGAQSIEAQEQDSSGMVRSIVATTPGAISYAAFGYVDDTVVAASVDGVKPTKQNVVSGKYAIWSYEHVYTKGKPTKPVAKFLKYLTSKKIQSTLVPKLGYISIHDMKISRDVNGHLTKK; this is translated from the coding sequence ATGTCGAAATCATATCGCGGTCCAATCGTATTGACGATTGTAGCCGTGGCAGTTGCTGCAGCGCTTGGAACAGCGTATGCAATGCGTGATAAAAGCGCGTCAAATACGTCAATCACTGCAGTTGGTTCAACAGCTTTACAACCTTTAGTTGAAGCTGCTGGTGAGGAATATGCTAAAGACAATCTCGGAACTTTCATCAACGTTCAAGGTGGTGGAACAGGTACCGGATTAAGTCAAGTATCACAGGGGGCTGTTGATATAGGTAATTCTGATGTATTTGCTGAAGAAAAAGAAGGCATCGATGCTAAGAAATTAACGGATCATCAAGTTGCCGTTGTTGGTATTGCGCCACTATTAAACAAAAATAATGGTGTAAAAAATTTGACAACAAAACAATTAACAGCCGTTTTCACTGGTAAAGTAACAAACTGGAAAGAAGTTGGTGGTAACAATCAAAAAATTGTAATCATTAATCGTGCGGCCGGTTCTGGAACACGAGCAACTTTTGAAAAATGGGGACTGAAAGGTGCTCAAAGTATTGAAGCACAAGAACAGGATTCCTCAGGAATGGTTCGTTCAATTGTTGCAACTACGCCAGGTGCTATATCCTATGCAGCTTTTGGATATGTTGACGATACAGTGGTAGCTGCTAGTGTTGATGGTGTTAAGCCAACAAAGCAAAATGTTGTTTCTGGAAAATATGCCATTTGGTCGTATGAGCACGTGTATACTAAAGGCAAGCCAACAAAGCCAGTAGCTAAATTTTTAAAGTATTTAACTTCTAAAAAAATTCAATCGACTCTTGTACCAAAGTTAGGGTACATATCAATACATGACATGAAAATTAGTCGTGATGTGAATGGGCATTTGACTAAAAAATAA
- a CDS encoding fructose permease has product MTQNETKTKSSRTISMSLSITYFAISLVINAMGNVLTLVTSDHIHPAFLGSAYWTAAEANLGHAILGNNSLALFWAFLVLGMLISFLNAFLMKKLDWKRILGNFIFMLPFSIFIQWFSNIFNQIMPDAKSLPMVILYIVINFVGVALIGTAISIYQRVNLVLHPADDLMQILRFKYFKGSAFKAMWASYIPPTIFAIIAFIITFPNLYNFGLGTLFAFLFQGGITGIADKLVFRNLDHQAVDVGE; this is encoded by the coding sequence ATGACTCAAAACGAGACAAAGACGAAAAGCTCTAGAACTATTTCAATGAGTTTGTCGATTACCTACTTTGCTATTTCGCTAGTTATCAATGCCATGGGTAATGTCTTAACATTAGTTACTTCTGATCATATTCACCCTGCCTTTCTTGGATCTGCTTACTGGACAGCAGCAGAAGCCAACTTAGGTCACGCGATTCTAGGAAATAATTCTCTAGCATTATTCTGGGCCTTTCTAGTTCTTGGTATGTTAATCTCCTTCCTAAATGCATTTTTGATGAAGAAGCTTGATTGGAAAAGAATTTTAGGTAACTTTATATTCATGCTACCCTTTTCAATTTTCATTCAATGGTTTTCAAACATTTTCAATCAAATTATGCCTGATGCAAAGTCATTACCAATGGTCATTTTATACATTGTGATTAACTTCGTAGGAGTTGCCCTTATTGGTACTGCTATTTCAATATATCAACGTGTAAATTTAGTTTTGCATCCAGCAGATGATTTAATGCAAATTTTGCGTTTTAAGTATTTTAAGGGTTCTGCTTTCAAAGCAATGTGGGCCTCATACATTCCACCAACAATTTTTGCCATTATTGCGTTTATTATTACTTTCCCAAATCTGTATAATTTTGGCTTAGGAACGCTTTTCGCCTTTCTTTTCCAAGGCGGAATAACTGGAATTGCTGACAAACTAGTATTTCGTAATTTAGATCACCAAGCTGTTGATGTTGGTGAATAA
- a CDS encoding phage holin family protein → MRFIVRLATNMLTFLILSMIFPSGFRVDNWIAALLAAFVLSILNAVIKPILTILTLPLTILTFGFFAIVVNALLLEFTADIVGGFEFSSFGWAMIIAFIISILNTFLTNDLHVQVGRH, encoded by the coding sequence ATGCGATTTATTGTTCGTTTGGCAACAAATATGCTGACTTTTTTGATTTTATCAATGATCTTTCCATCAGGTTTTCGAGTAGACAACTGGATTGCGGCTTTGCTAGCAGCATTTGTATTATCAATTTTAAATGCTGTTATTAAACCTATTTTAACAATTTTGACGTTGCCATTAACAATTTTGACTTTTGGATTTTTTGCTATTGTTGTCAATGCCTTATTATTAGAATTTACTGCTGATATTGTGGGAGGATTTGAGTTTTCAAGTTTTGGCTGGGCAATGATTATTGCATTTATTATCTCTATTCTTAATACGTTTTTGACAAATGATTTGCATGTGCAAGTAGGAAGACATTAA